Proteins encoded within one genomic window of Pedobacter africanus:
- a CDS encoding SusC/RagA family TonB-linked outer membrane protein produces MCFIAVLSAAEVFQASASLTRGTLFFQQDPASQEGKVVDSEGIPLPGVEVRVVGSAAVAVTNGSGQFAIKAKRGDLLKFHMLGYVDMEKVAELKFITVTLSSSSQNLNELIVVGYGTQKKVNLTGAVASIKVDDQLTSRALPNVSSALQGMLPGLAVNQTSGMAGNNSATLLIRGLGTVNDANPLIVVDGMPDVNINRINMNDVESVSVLKDAASAAVYGSRGANGVILITTKSGKGAQGTKISASASSTIQKPTNAFEFLPNYAKALTVTQRAQAVGSVPASINFKNGTIDEWFAKSMIDPLRYPNTDWWDIITRNGQLNNYNVSATGGNEKSNFYLSVGAMDEKGIQIENDFKRYNALFSYDAKIKNNISTGVRFSGNWSNYRYNYEEGFTANGSSGLDIFTAPAGVTPYDPVTGYYGGAMAYGESILASNPYVDYINRNKNNVERQEAMGNIYIEYNPIPGLKGRIDYNLNYGSQFTWRADIPSKAYNFQLGQFNNRAYVGDNERIYNADRNNYKTQLTAKVNYDKVIAKNHEFNLMAAYSEEFWKIRNLSANRENRFHPLLHELDAALGSVNITNNGNSSTEGMRSYIGRLNYSAFNKYLFEVNFRADGSSRFIKGAQYGFFPSGAIGWRFTEESFIKPFTQKIGLTNGKFRASYGSLGNNNGIGLYEQQEVLTNTNYVASSLNGSVVNQVAVPGFQNRKLINTNLTWEKTTMFNLGLDMAFFANRLTTEFDYYDRLTTGMIRPGDLSILLAAALSPAPRRNLGDLRNRGIEANITWKENRGGFGYMLNLNASYNRTILEKWPEFLNRSAVFIDMPYQFVYAYQSSGIAQSWEDVYNAPIQGAAPGDILLKDLNGDGRIDHNDQVAYPNFQTQRPTTNFALRGNVTWKGFDLGFMLQGATGRKDYYNNNMTNTRISQATNQAINWNQYLNTWTVDNRAAALPRLTSGTTAAPFTANQSTFWLDDVTYLRLKNLQLGYTFNKPYMKKIGLSSVRIYGSADNLATITNYRGLDPEKVSYSNDVYPLSKLFVLGLNVEL; encoded by the coding sequence ATGTGCTTCATTGCTGTGCTTTCTGCAGCAGAGGTTTTTCAGGCCAGCGCAAGTCTAACGCGCGGCACTTTGTTCTTTCAGCAGGATCCCGCTTCCCAGGAGGGCAAGGTTGTGGATTCTGAGGGTATCCCTTTGCCTGGGGTCGAGGTAAGGGTTGTGGGTTCTGCAGCGGTAGCTGTTACCAACGGCAGCGGTCAGTTTGCCATAAAAGCCAAACGGGGCGATCTGCTTAAATTCCATATGCTCGGCTATGTGGATATGGAAAAGGTTGCTGAACTTAAGTTTATAACAGTCACCCTGTCTTCTTCTTCCCAGAACCTCAATGAGCTGATTGTTGTAGGCTATGGTACGCAGAAAAAAGTGAACCTTACCGGCGCTGTGGCTTCTATAAAGGTAGATGACCAGCTGACGAGCCGCGCCTTGCCTAACGTATCTTCTGCGTTACAGGGGATGTTGCCGGGCTTGGCCGTAAATCAGACTTCTGGTATGGCGGGTAACAATAGTGCAACCCTGCTTATTCGTGGCTTAGGTACAGTAAATGATGCAAACCCGCTAATTGTGGTAGACGGGATGCCTGATGTCAATATCAACCGCATCAACATGAATGATGTAGAAAGTGTGTCGGTACTAAAAGATGCAGCGTCTGCAGCCGTGTATGGCTCGAGGGGTGCAAATGGCGTAATTCTTATCACAACAAAATCAGGTAAAGGCGCACAAGGAACAAAAATCAGTGCTTCTGCAAGTTCTACCATACAAAAGCCAACCAATGCCTTTGAATTTTTGCCGAATTATGCGAAGGCATTAACGGTTACGCAACGTGCGCAGGCTGTTGGTTCTGTGCCTGCATCTATTAACTTTAAGAACGGGACAATTGATGAGTGGTTTGCCAAGAGCATGATTGATCCGCTTCGTTATCCAAATACAGATTGGTGGGATATCATTACAAGAAACGGACAACTCAATAACTACAATGTATCGGCTACGGGAGGAAATGAAAAGTCAAACTTTTATCTTTCTGTAGGTGCGATGGATGAAAAGGGGATCCAGATCGAAAATGACTTTAAGCGGTACAATGCGCTTTTTAGCTATGATGCTAAAATCAAAAATAACATCAGTACGGGTGTCCGGTTTTCGGGTAACTGGTCTAATTACAGGTATAATTATGAAGAGGGTTTTACCGCTAACGGGAGCAGTGGACTGGATATTTTTACCGCTCCTGCAGGGGTAACCCCTTATGATCCGGTTACGGGATATTATGGGGGTGCAATGGCCTATGGTGAAAGTATACTGGCCAGCAATCCTTATGTCGACTATATCAACAGGAACAAAAATAATGTGGAACGGCAGGAGGCGATGGGGAACATCTATATTGAGTACAATCCGATTCCCGGACTTAAAGGACGTATTGACTACAACTTAAACTATGGTTCCCAGTTTACCTGGCGTGCGGATATCCCCTCTAAAGCTTATAATTTTCAATTGGGCCAGTTTAATAACCGCGCGTATGTTGGTGATAACGAACGGATCTATAATGCCGACAGAAATAACTATAAAACCCAGCTTACTGCAAAAGTTAATTACGATAAGGTAATAGCCAAAAACCATGAGTTTAACTTAATGGCAGCTTACAGTGAGGAATTCTGGAAAATCAGAAATCTGAGTGCCAACAGGGAGAACAGGTTTCACCCCCTGCTGCATGAACTGGATGCTGCCCTTGGTAGTGTGAACATTACCAATAACGGAAACTCGAGTACGGAGGGAATGCGTTCTTATATCGGGCGCTTGAATTATTCGGCATTTAATAAGTATCTGTTTGAGGTAAACTTCCGTGCCGATGGCTCGTCCCGTTTTATTAAGGGTGCTCAATACGGCTTTTTTCCTTCCGGTGCTATAGGCTGGCGTTTTACGGAAGAATCTTTTATCAAGCCATTTACCCAAAAAATTGGGCTTACCAATGGTAAATTCAGGGCCTCTTATGGTTCGTTGGGTAACAACAATGGAATTGGCTTATACGAGCAGCAGGAGGTTTTGACAAATACCAATTATGTAGCCAGTTCTTTGAATGGCTCTGTAGTCAACCAGGTTGCTGTTCCTGGATTTCAGAACAGAAAATTAATCAATACAAACCTAACCTGGGAAAAAACCACTATGTTTAACCTGGGGCTTGATATGGCATTTTTTGCGAACAGGTTAACCACAGAGTTCGATTATTATGACAGGTTGACAACGGGAATGATTCGGCCCGGAGATCTGTCGATCCTGCTTGCCGCGGCGCTTAGTCCGGCACCAAGAAGAAATCTTGGTGATCTGAGAAATCGGGGGATAGAGGCCAACATCACCTGGAAAGAAAACCGGGGGGGCTTTGGTTATATGTTGAACCTGAATGCAAGCTATAACAGGACCATCCTTGAAAAATGGCCTGAGTTCCTTAACCGGAGTGCTGTTTTTATCGATATGCCTTATCAATTTGTCTATGCTTATCAATCGTCCGGAATTGCCCAGAGCTGGGAAGATGTGTATAATGCACCGATACAGGGTGCGGCTCCGGGAGATATTTTGCTAAAAGATTTGAATGGGGATGGCAGGATTGACCACAACGATCAGGTGGCCTATCCAAATTTCCAGACACAGCGTCCGACTACAAATTTTGCTTTAAGGGGCAATGTAACCTGGAAAGGTTTTGATCTTGGTTTTATGTTGCAGGGGGCCACAGGGCGTAAAGATTACTATAACAACAACATGACCAATACAAGGATTTCGCAAGCTACCAATCAGGCCATCAACTGGAATCAGTACCTCAATACCTGGACTGTGGATAACAGGGCTGCTGCCCTGCCTCGCCTGACAAGCGGGACTACCGCAGCGCCATTTACTGCTAATCAGAGTACATTCTGGCTGGATGACGTGACTTACCTGAGGCTGAAAAACCTGCAGTTGGGTTATACCTTCAATAAGCCATATATGAAGAAAATAGGCCTGAGTAGTGTCCGTATTTATGGTTCGGCCGATAACCTGGCCACCATTACCAATTACCGCGGCCTGGATCCTGAAAAGGTGAGTTACAGTAATGATGTGTACCCGCTTAGTAAGCTATTTGTACTGGGCCTGAATGTTGAATTATAA
- a CDS encoding RagB/SusD family nutrient uptake outer membrane protein, which translates to MKQYYFIRLSVLMLLSGLFLLSSCKKDLLDQKSTVGLPSAIYWQTEADATSALMGVYNAFRASFDRDYHFDGHGDFVKVYNTGAVTPVPLGVNSPSNYGGSALETYKNLYGIITHANYVIENINLRMLPVAKTEAATRSLESIAGEARLLRGITYLRLISLWGDVPYVGKIIYNPIEVDTLSRMPIRKVKDSILADFTYAFEKLPLKNSVISRPSKPAALAFRGKMQLFWASWNKFGWPELDKFTPSATEAETAYRAAASDFKHVIQDYGLDLFRGGDPGQWGTMGSADVLPNYYYMFIPNPGNLNAGGEMLMVLPHGSGLTPVQGDEYQRVFTGPLNGLGQNQVIPRYELANRYQSTITGDFLPPLVQIQPNVAGARTAPNSAINPESYRDRDYRMKATMLWDYEKLMGQGEIDQTSYVNFLYKTFSGKSVINGVEYPNFTDNGTNFSGYQFRKFVRNYGGLARSNGDFNWPVMRLADVFLMYAEATNAVDGPQADAIALVNRVRRRGNLPALAGSKTSSPAAFFSAIEQERIVELVGEGQRAFDLRRWRALERVFGAPYGDGKWFMDTHGNNWERFFQNAPELTYQRCYIYQIPESERTRNSNLTQNIPWR; encoded by the coding sequence ATGAAACAATATTATTTTATACGGCTGTCTGTTTTGATGCTCCTGTCTGGGTTGTTTTTACTGAGTTCATGTAAAAAGGATCTGCTCGACCAAAAGTCTACAGTTGGTTTGCCTTCTGCCATTTACTGGCAAACAGAGGCCGATGCGACCTCGGCTTTGATGGGTGTTTACAATGCTTTTCGTGCCAGTTTTGACCGTGATTACCATTTCGACGGGCATGGTGACTTTGTTAAAGTATACAATACCGGAGCGGTTACTCCTGTTCCGCTTGGGGTGAATAGCCCAAGTAATTACGGTGGTTCGGCTTTGGAGACCTACAAAAATCTATATGGTATAATTACCCATGCAAATTATGTGATTGAAAACATAAACCTTCGTATGCTGCCTGTTGCTAAAACGGAGGCGGCTACCCGGAGTTTGGAAAGCATAGCCGGAGAGGCCCGCTTGCTTCGCGGGATCACCTATTTGCGCCTTATCTCTTTGTGGGGGGATGTACCTTATGTAGGAAAGATCATTTATAATCCGATAGAGGTTGATACACTTTCCAGGATGCCGATCAGGAAAGTCAAAGATTCTATTCTGGCCGATTTTACCTATGCTTTTGAGAAACTGCCTTTGAAAAATTCGGTAATCAGCCGGCCTTCAAAACCGGCAGCTTTAGCTTTCCGCGGAAAAATGCAGTTGTTCTGGGCAAGCTGGAATAAATTTGGCTGGCCTGAGCTGGATAAGTTCACACCAAGTGCTACTGAAGCAGAGACTGCCTACAGGGCGGCCGCCTCAGATTTTAAGCACGTAATTCAGGACTACGGGCTGGATCTTTTCCGGGGAGGGGATCCGGGACAATGGGGTACCATGGGATCTGCAGATGTATTGCCTAATTATTATTATATGTTTATCCCTAACCCGGGAAATCTGAATGCAGGTGGAGAAATGCTGATGGTTTTGCCGCATGGTTCCGGCTTAACCCCGGTGCAGGGCGATGAATATCAACGGGTGTTTACCGGTCCGCTTAATGGTTTGGGGCAGAACCAGGTGATACCACGTTATGAGCTGGCCAATCGTTATCAATCCACCATTACCGGCGACTTTTTACCTCCGCTGGTGCAAATACAGCCAAATGTAGCAGGGGCACGCACGGCTCCGAACTCAGCCATCAATCCGGAGAGTTATAGAGACCGCGATTACAGGATGAAAGCTACGATGTTATGGGATTATGAAAAACTGATGGGGCAGGGAGAGATTGATCAGACTTCATACGTGAATTTTCTTTACAAGACCTTTTCGGGCAAGTCCGTCATCAATGGTGTGGAATACCCTAACTTTACGGATAATGGAACCAACTTTTCCGGCTATCAGTTCAGAAAGTTCGTTAGAAATTATGGCGGCTTGGCCAGGAGTAACGGGGATTTCAACTGGCCTGTGATGCGACTGGCGGATGTCTTCCTGATGTATGCTGAAGCTACCAATGCCGTAGATGGGCCGCAGGCCGATGCGATTGCGCTCGTGAACAGGGTACGTCGCAGGGGTAACCTTCCGGCACTGGCGGGTTCCAAGACTTCAAGTCCGGCTGCCTTTTTCAGTGCAATAGAGCAGGAGCGCATCGTTGAGCTTGTCGGAGAGGGCCAAAGGGCCTTCGACTTGCGACGCTGGAGGGCGCTGGAACGTGTATTTGGTGCGCCTTATGGCGATGGAAAATGGTTTATGGATACGCATGGTAACAACTGGGAGCGCTTTTTTCAGAATGCACCCGAGCTCACCTATCAGCGTTGCTACATTTACCAGATCCCGGAAAGCGAACGTACACGCAACAGTAACCTGACCCAGAATATACCATGGAGATAA
- a CDS encoding DUF5018 domain-containing protein yields the protein MKRTIFYSIIFLALLATGCKKSFPVDEDGLLITTRSECYVSSFELLGADYQTVRSKAAVVDTTAQTVNVEVLFGTDLKNLYPQFTLVTDAKLDPKIPGKVDFSDLSNPKKWTVVSGNRKVRKTYTVYVTVQKIN from the coding sequence ATGAAAAGAACAATATTTTATAGCATCATCTTTTTAGCCCTTCTGGCAACAGGATGCAAAAAAAGTTTTCCGGTTGATGAGGATGGTCTGCTGATCACCACAAGATCAGAATGTTATGTCAGCAGTTTTGAATTGCTGGGGGCCGATTATCAAACCGTACGCAGTAAGGCTGCAGTTGTAGATACTACCGCGCAAACCGTAAATGTAGAGGTGCTGTTTGGTACGGACCTGAAGAACCTGTACCCTCAGTTTACCCTGGTTACAGACGCCAAGCTTGATCCGAAAATTCCCGGAAAGGTTGATTTTTCGGATTTAAGCAACCCTAAAAAGTGGACAGTGGTTTCGGGTAACCGTAAGGTCAGGAAAACCTATACTGTTTATGTTACCGTTCAAAAAATAAACTAA
- a CDS encoding DUF4466 family protein, producing the protein MKNTYILYLLGLLVVTFTGCKEKEYEVPTPKSDLQNDVIKRSLGPAIVGTDIEFAYAMALLPEQGKLSSATVTASIAGAAETYLDNKFYSTSSSGTEVGTVVGSASVNAENTTTVTYSPDVSAATLRYFYRVPEAARGKNVTFTFSVKATNGQTVSYTMGPYPVRSMDLKKNLVLTDATNCYLSIADMTVYDAAYAAANPAKIDMVYLYRVITGATFNHSLVAPTASAEYRPGITLPVGLGNKTKLIKAWDIRDAQLVIGTSVATSVFVDDVDLQQRNFADAPDFAINTRAESGVWVETADGKYRAYVYVNSVNNTTRQMTIGIKRLTMK; encoded by the coding sequence ATGAAGAATACATATATTTTATACCTGTTAGGGCTCTTAGTGGTAACCTTTACCGGCTGTAAAGAAAAAGAATACGAAGTGCCTACACCAAAGTCAGACCTTCAGAACGATGTGATCAAACGCTCGCTGGGACCTGCCATTGTGGGAACTGATATAGAGTTTGCCTATGCCATGGCATTGTTGCCTGAGCAGGGTAAATTGTCGTCGGCAACCGTTACGGCATCTATTGCCGGTGCTGCTGAAACCTATTTGGACAATAAGTTTTACAGCACCAGTTCCAGCGGTACCGAGGTGGGGACTGTTGTAGGGAGTGCTTCTGTAAATGCTGAGAACACAACAACAGTAACGTATAGTCCTGATGTTTCTGCGGCTACTCTCCGGTATTTCTACCGGGTGCCCGAAGCAGCCAGGGGTAAGAACGTCACTTTTACCTTCTCTGTAAAAGCTACGAACGGACAAACGGTAAGTTATACCATGGGGCCATACCCTGTCAGGAGTATGGACCTGAAGAAGAATCTTGTGCTTACGGATGCGACCAATTGTTATTTGTCGATAGCTGATATGACAGTATACGATGCGGCATATGCTGCTGCCAATCCTGCAAAGATCGATATGGTTTACTTATACCGGGTCATTACGGGGGCTACCTTTAACCATTCCCTGGTGGCGCCCACGGCCAGTGCCGAATACCGGCCTGGTATTACCTTGCCTGTGGGCCTGGGTAACAAAACCAAACTGATCAAAGCCTGGGACATCAGGGATGCCCAGCTGGTAATTGGTACATCGGTAGCAACAAGTGTGTTTGTAGATGATGTTGACCTTCAGCAAAGAAATTTTGCAGACGCACCCGATTTTGCCATCAATACCCGTGCAGAGTCTGGTGTTTGGGTTGAAACCGCAGATGGTAAATACCGGGCCTATGTTTACGTCAATAGTGTAAATAATACAACCAGGCAAATGACCATCGGAATTAAGCGGCTGACAATGAAGTAA
- a CDS encoding GntR family transcriptional regulator, protein MKEDSQSNKVYSELRRKILSNQLVPGTRLKEDVWATKTEVSRVSVREALNRLLGEGLLEVGEKGGYYVKSMTAADVREIREIRELLELGALRLAFNHVTDEDITELERICDDFSAMVRNGYFSGACEADVKFHETLINMSRNAKLKHLYELSNIPLFHLKLGRSQTQMDDYELTDKEHREILKSLKAKSLKKAEEFLVKHLLRGEVASLEIE, encoded by the coding sequence ATGAAAGAGGATTCGCAATCAAATAAGGTATATTCAGAACTTCGAAGAAAGATATTGTCTAACCAGCTGGTTCCCGGAACCAGGTTGAAAGAGGATGTCTGGGCTACAAAAACCGAAGTAAGCCGGGTATCGGTCCGCGAAGCGCTGAACCGTTTGCTGGGCGAGGGATTGCTGGAAGTAGGGGAGAAGGGTGGCTATTATGTAAAATCAATGACTGCAGCTGATGTGCGTGAGATCCGCGAGATCCGTGAATTGCTGGAGCTGGGAGCTTTACGCCTGGCTTTCAACCATGTTACTGATGAGGATATTACCGAACTTGAGCGCATCTGCGACGATTTTTCGGCCATGGTGAGGAATGGTTACTTTTCCGGCGCTTGCGAGGCCGATGTGAAGTTCCATGAAACCTTAATCAATATGTCCAGGAATGCCAAATTGAAACACCTCTACGAGTTGAGTAACATTCCCCTGTTTCATCTTAAGCTGGGGCGCTCCCAGACACAGATGGACGATTATGAGTTAACCGACAAAGAGCATCGCGAAATTCTGAAGTCATTAAAAGCTAAAAGCCTTAAAAAGGCAGAAGAATTTCTGGTTAAACATTTACTCCGTGGGGAGGTAGCTTCGCTTGAAATAGAATAA
- a CDS encoding aspartate aminotransferase family protein: protein MINSWQKSAAVITRNEKWIPGGVVSLNRKSEPNICFSRGMGSRAWDIEGNEYIDYQAGFAAAFLGHNDPDVNAAVMDAIHGQSVLMGAGPTDLEGQFAELFCKSVPTAEKLQITTTGSEATYHAIRIARAVTGRDHVIIMQGGYNGWHNDVAGNVISNLEDVGPRVSRGEYPFDSLSAGIPEQHKALIHVINYNDLESVEYVVNNYPVACIILEPILQNIGIVKPENGYLEGLRRLADENGFLLIFDEVKTGFRHALGGYQSICGITPDLSTFGKAVANGYPMGVIAGKAKYMDYFVHPDKEKRVLIAGTFNAHPLTTIAAIATLKKLASAEFAVYAHVEKLGATLEAGLNDILSAYDKPFYTARQGSAFCVYFMDHAPKDFHDIALHNDAAFDKNYRHKLIAEGIFNFPLASKQGSISYAHSMADIEETLEKSKKVLSALLGK from the coding sequence ATGATAAACAGTTGGCAAAAATCGGCGGCAGTAATTACCAGAAACGAAAAATGGATCCCGGGCGGGGTGGTTTCCCTTAACCGTAAATCGGAGCCCAATATTTGTTTTTCAAGGGGCATGGGAAGCCGGGCCTGGGACATTGAAGGTAATGAATACATCGATTATCAGGCTGGCTTTGCTGCTGCTTTCCTGGGGCACAATGACCCGGATGTAAACGCTGCGGTCATGGATGCCATACACGGCCAGTCAGTATTGATGGGCGCAGGGCCTACTGATCTGGAAGGGCAGTTTGCTGAACTGTTCTGCAAAAGTGTACCTACGGCCGAAAAATTACAGATTACCACAACCGGTTCTGAGGCTACCTATCATGCCATTCGCATTGCGAGGGCAGTAACCGGTCGCGATCATGTGATCATCATGCAGGGCGGCTATAACGGCTGGCACAATGATGTTGCCGGCAATGTGATCAGTAACCTCGAAGATGTAGGGCCAAGGGTAAGCCGCGGGGAATATCCTTTTGATTCCCTTTCTGCCGGTATCCCTGAGCAGCACAAAGCCCTGATCCATGTCATCAATTACAACGACCTGGAGTCTGTTGAATATGTTGTGAACAATTACCCTGTAGCTTGCATCATTCTGGAGCCGATATTGCAAAATATAGGCATAGTAAAGCCAGAAAACGGTTACCTGGAAGGCTTGCGCCGGCTTGCGGATGAAAATGGTTTTTTGTTGATTTTTGACGAGGTTAAAACCGGTTTCCGGCATGCCTTGGGCGGTTACCAGAGCATATGTGGCATAACACCCGATCTGAGCACTTTCGGCAAGGCCGTTGCTAATGGTTATCCTATGGGTGTAATTGCCGGTAAAGCAAAATACATGGATTATTTTGTGCACCCCGATAAAGAAAAACGGGTGCTTATTGCAGGAACCTTTAATGCACATCCACTGACCACCATTGCTGCCATTGCCACCCTTAAAAAGCTGGCCTCAGCAGAGTTTGCTGTGTATGCGCATGTCGAAAAGCTGGGGGCAACTCTCGAGGCTGGATTAAATGATATACTATCGGCTTACGACAAACCTTTTTATACTGCGCGCCAGGGCTCTGCATTTTGTGTCTACTTTATGGACCATGCTCCGAAAGATTTTCACGATATTGCTTTGCATAACGATGCCGCATTTGATAAAAACTATCGCCATAAACTGATCGCAGAGGGGATTTTTAATTTTCCCCTGGCCTCTAAACAAGGAAGTATATCTTATGCACACAGCATGGCCGATATAGAAGAAACATTAGAGAAAAGTAAAAAAGTATTGTCAGCTTTATTGGGCAAATAA
- the dgoD gene encoding galactonate dehydratase produces the protein MKITAIETYVCHARMRNWIFVKVLTDQPGLWGWGEATLEWHTRSVVGAIEDLSQLLIGEDPRRIEHLWQMMYRQHFWHGNGIVRGTAISGIDIALWDIAGKIHGVPTHELWGGRVRDYIRLYCHLGGGKMEDFYQTRPDDASRFGELAKQAVEDGFTAFKSMAVPETMPLEGLKPIHYAEACVSAMREAVGNDIDIMVDCHARPSPRMGMQFAKALEPYGLYFFEEPCWPESIEDIALIQRAVSTPIASGERLVTIHAFRELFEKRAVSVIQPDITHCGGLSEVRRIAAMAEAYRIAIAPHNPQGPVSTAASIEFGFATPGYIICESVHNDVPWRSDVVSEGFTVEKAGRIVRPNTRPGLGIEINEEEVKKHPFQQEVLQRTFYKDGSVGDW, from the coding sequence ATGAAGATAACCGCTATAGAAACCTATGTGTGCCATGCGCGCATGAGGAACTGGATATTCGTAAAGGTGCTTACCGATCAGCCCGGGCTTTGGGGCTGGGGAGAGGCCACACTGGAGTGGCATACCCGCAGTGTGGTCGGTGCGATTGAAGATTTATCACAACTGCTGATCGGTGAAGATCCCCGCCGTATAGAACACCTCTGGCAGATGATGTACCGCCAGCACTTCTGGCATGGCAACGGTATCGTCAGGGGAACAGCGATTAGTGGTATCGACATTGCCCTGTGGGACATTGCCGGTAAAATACATGGAGTGCCTACACACGAGCTCTGGGGTGGCCGCGTTCGCGATTACATTCGTTTATATTGTCATCTTGGGGGCGGAAAAATGGAAGACTTTTACCAGACCCGGCCCGATGACGCCAGCCGGTTTGGTGAGTTGGCCAAACAGGCGGTAGAAGATGGTTTTACAGCTTTCAAATCTATGGCTGTGCCCGAAACCATGCCACTGGAAGGCCTAAAGCCTATTCACTATGCCGAGGCCTGCGTCAGTGCTATGCGTGAAGCTGTTGGAAACGATATTGACATTATGGTCGACTGCCATGCACGTCCCAGCCCGCGCATGGGTATGCAGTTTGCCAAAGCACTGGAGCCTTACGGGTTGTACTTCTTTGAAGAACCCTGCTGGCCGGAATCGATAGAAGATATTGCGCTCATCCAGCGGGCAGTCTCTACTCCGATTGCCAGTGGCGAACGCCTGGTAACCATTCATGCCTTCAGGGAGTTATTTGAAAAAAGAGCGGTAAGTGTAATCCAGCCCGATATTACCCATTGTGGCGGCTTGAGTGAGGTTAGGCGCATCGCCGCTATGGCTGAAGCTTACCGTATTGCGATAGCTCCGCATAACCCGCAGGGGCCGGTAAGTACAGCGGCATCTATTGAGTTCGGCTTTGCCACTCCGGGTTATATCATTTGTGAAAGTGTGCACAATGATGTGCCATGGCGTTCCGACGTGGTAAGTGAAGGTTTTACCGTTGAAAAAGCCGGGCGGATCGTTCGCCCGAATACCCGTCCGGGCCTGGGTATCGAAATCAACGAAGAAGAAGTTAAGAAGCATCCTTTTCAGCAGGAAGTGCTGCAAAGGACATTTTATAAAGACGGTAGCGTAGGCGATTGGTAA
- a CDS encoding SDR family NAD(P)-dependent oxidoreductase has translation MEKLFQDRVMVISGGLGDIGRAICHQFAAQGAAIAIGDLRTVSESRDFLSELKQRYGVPSHYTQVDVSDPVAVDSWLQEVVLQLGVPSLVISNAATVTQAGVHQIGPEEWSRELRINLDGAFYLCQKATKLMTAQQMPGNVVFIGSWAAEAVHPGLPAYCVSKAGLRMLCKCMALELAPHQILVNELAPGYVNAGLSAEIWAQNPGLIQEAAEKVPLGKIMTAEDVARQVLYLCHPANTHLTGSTLLMDGGLSLRSV, from the coding sequence ATGGAAAAATTGTTTCAGGATAGAGTGATGGTCATTAGCGGCGGACTGGGTGATATTGGCCGGGCCATATGCCATCAATTTGCAGCCCAGGGGGCGGCTATAGCCATTGGGGATCTGCGTACGGTTAGTGAGTCCCGGGATTTTTTAAGCGAGCTGAAACAGCGGTATGGAGTGCCTTCGCATTATACGCAGGTAGATGTTTCGGATCCTGTTGCTGTAGACAGCTGGTTGCAGGAAGTTGTACTGCAGTTGGGTGTCCCCAGCCTTGTCATTTCAAATGCCGCAACGGTTACACAGGCCGGTGTGCATCAGATCGGGCCAGAGGAATGGTCGCGCGAATTGCGCATCAATCTTGATGGGGCATTTTACCTGTGCCAAAAAGCAACAAAGCTGATGACAGCACAACAAATGCCTGGAAACGTTGTGTTTATTGGCAGCTGGGCCGCTGAGGCTGTGCACCCGGGGCTGCCTGCCTATTGTGTATCTAAAGCAGGCCTGCGGATGCTTTGTAAATGCATGGCACTGGAACTCGCGCCACATCAGATCCTGGTCAATGAACTGGCACCCGGCTATGTAAATGCAGGCTTAAGTGCCGAGATCTGGGCTCAAAACCCCGGTTTAATTCAGGAGGCAGCCGAAAAAGTTCCGTTAGGAAAAATTATGACTGCTGAGGATGTTGCGCGTCAGGTATTGTACCTCTGCCATCCGGCCAATACACACCTTACCGGGAGTACTTTATTAATGGATGGCGGGCTTTCATTGCGTTCAGTATGA